A single region of the Labeo rohita strain BAU-BD-2019 chromosome 3, IGBB_LRoh.1.0, whole genome shotgun sequence genome encodes:
- the LOC127162885 gene encoding von Willebrand factor A domain-containing protein 7: MRSAFLLLALLTGAQTFHILEKPNSKNHQDITAFAILRATVKVCEKVEGFTKPEPLNTQTLAKACKKDAFKSNFEAGIEMITHYNTQTDVTDIASAKHHFNSEKFLDGKALIIKGIEDIAADVKKEDFENARKTLGSILHTLQDFYSHSNWIELGNTEPCTALINLEESIPNPADENTETCESDLPNTNTGAKFKNNILENKILTSGYYGTSKKKGKCSHGGTLDFTTGFGRGWDGINKDAIDSSHGLDHHKAADVAIAASVQLLEKIWNNDDPSFFRLIGLHKDKPKGTWKTFFSFSSSKSRVSDANGKR; encoded by the exons ATGAGGAGTGCATTTCTCCTGCTGGCTCTTCTGACTGGTGCTCAGACCTTTCATATTTTGGAAAAGCCCAATTCTAAAAATCATCAAGACATCACAGCATTTGCCATTTTACGTGCTACTGTGAAGGTCTGCGAAAAAGTTGAGGGCTTCACAAAG ccaGAACCACTGAATACACAGACACTGGCAAAGGCCTGcaaaaaagatgcatttaaaagtaactttgaAGCAGGCATAGAAATGATCACCCATtacaacacacaaacagacgTAACAGATATTGCAAGTGCGAAACATCATTTTAACAGTGAGAAATTTCTGGATGGTAAAGCCCTCATCATCAAGGGAATAGAGGACATCGCAGCTGACGTGAAAAAAGAGGATTTTGAAAATGCACGAAAGACACTTGGGTCAATCCTGCATACTTTACAG GATTTTTACAGCCACAGTAACTGGATAGAGCTGGGAAACACCGAACCCTGTACTGCCCTGATCAATTTAGAAGAGAGCATACCCAACCCTGCAG atgaaaacactgaaacatGTGAAAGTGACCTTCCTAATACAAACACTGGGGCAAAATTTAAgaataacattttagaaaataagaTTCTGACTTCAGGATACTATGgaacaagcaaaaaaaagg GAAAGTGCAGCCATGGAGGTACTCTAGACTTCACAACTGGCTTTGGGAGAGGCTGGGATGGTATTAATAAAGACGCCATTGATTCCAGTCATGGTTTAGATCATCATAAAGCTGCAGATGTGGCCATCGCTGCCAGTGTGCAACTGCTGGAGAAGATCTGGAATAATGATGACCCCAGCTTCTTCAG GCTGATTGGGCTTCACAAGGACAAGCCAAAGGGAACATGGaaaactttcttttctttctctagCTCCAAATCAAGAGTTTCAGATGCAAATGGAAAACGCTAA